A genomic segment from Deinococcus humi encodes:
- a CDS encoding cupin domain-containing protein: MTQNSDSQQYKVSRSETRHGQDGQHHLVAGQDSSMRLWHNEQPSDTADKQPHANDYETLGYVISGSVELKLDGQTLMLSEGDSYCVPRGVSHTYRVTETLTAVEVTTPGQGS, encoded by the coding sequence ATGACCCAGAACAGCGACAGCCAGCAGTATAAAGTCAGCCGCAGTGAAACCAGACACGGCCAGGACGGCCAGCACCATCTGGTAGCCGGCCAGGACAGTAGTATGCGCCTGTGGCACAACGAGCAGCCCAGTGATACCGCCGACAAGCAGCCCCACGCCAACGATTACGAGACTTTGGGCTACGTGATCAGTGGCAGTGTGGAACTGAAGCTGGACGGCCAGACCCTGATGCTGAGCGAGGGCGACAGCTACTGTGTACCCAGAGGGGTGTCGCACACTTACCGCGTCACAGAAACCTTAACTGCGGTGGAGGTCACGACGCCGGGCCAGGGGAGCTGA
- the cutA gene encoding divalent-cation tolerance protein CutA, giving the protein MSLVVLVTLPPERAHDMARTLVAEHLAGCVNILPGIQSVYRWQGDVAEDPESMLLIKTSGEKYPELEARIKSLHPYEVPEIIALQYDRALPEFQSWLREALNS; this is encoded by the coding sequence ATGTCCCTCGTCGTGTTGGTTACCCTCCCCCCCGAACGGGCACATGACATGGCCCGCACGCTGGTCGCCGAGCATCTGGCGGGCTGCGTCAACATTCTGCCCGGCATCCAGAGCGTTTACCGCTGGCAGGGCGACGTGGCCGAGGACCCCGAGAGCATGCTGCTGATCAAGACCAGCGGCGAGAAGTACCCGGAACTGGAAGCCCGCATCAAATCCCTGCATCCCTACGAGGTCCCCGAGATCATTGCGCTGCAATACGACCGCGCCCTGCCTGAATTCCAGAGCTGGCTGCGGGAAGCGCTCAACTCCTGA
- a CDS encoding LapA family protein, which translates to MRTIVLVAGLVLLLIFAVLNFGSLMALQPMNLGFIQYVTAPIGLIMLLTAVFAALLFYFWAGISNLRAQADTAKLLRDMETLRVSLDSQEGSRFAELRSHLDSRLNALGTGETGAELRAVHSRIDELQRDLNLQLAQLDDYLKTRLGEVPASRTTAGEIRLDKKP; encoded by the coding sequence ATGCGGACAATTGTCCTGGTCGCCGGTCTGGTTCTGCTCTTGATTTTTGCCGTGCTGAACTTCGGCTCGCTGATGGCACTGCAACCCATGAATCTGGGCTTTATCCAGTACGTCACTGCGCCCATCGGGCTGATCATGCTGCTCACGGCCGTCTTCGCCGCCCTATTGTTCTACTTCTGGGCGGGCATCAGTAACCTGCGCGCCCAGGCCGACACGGCCAAACTGCTACGCGATATGGAGACGTTGCGCGTTAGCCTGGACAGCCAGGAGGGCAGCCGTTTCGCCGAGCTGCGCAGCCACCTCGATTCCCGCCTGAACGCCTTGGGCACGGGCGAGACGGGAGCCGAACTGCGGGCGGTCCACAGCCGGATCGACGAGCTTCAGCGTGATCTGAATCTGCAACTGGCACAGCTTGACGACTACCTGAAGACCAGACTGGGTGAAGTCCCGGCCAGCCGCACCACAGCGGGCGAAATTCGGCTCGACAAGAAGCCTTGA
- the accD gene encoding acetyl-CoA carboxylase, carboxyltransferase subunit beta, which translates to MALDRFFRRRRPQQQSGADVPELWTQCPQCKESIYNRDLMAASYVCPKCGHHLRLNAAQRVDVLLDEGSFSQLSGSVQPVDALNFHDTEAYTDRLKRAQAKTGRPDAILTGSGTILNLPVTLAVMDFAFSGGSMGSVVGEEIARAAEHAAERGTPLVIVTASGGARMQESALSLMQMAKTTVALETLAEAGQPYVSILSDPTTGGVTASFATIADVIVAEPGALIGFAGPRVIQQTIRQHLPEGFQRAEFLLDHGMVDAVVDRREQRPYLANLLGILTRQGASA; encoded by the coding sequence ATGGCGCTTGACCGATTTTTCCGCCGCCGCCGCCCACAGCAACAGTCGGGCGCGGACGTGCCAGAGCTCTGGACCCAATGCCCTCAGTGCAAGGAGAGCATTTACAACCGCGATCTGATGGCCGCTTCCTACGTTTGCCCCAAGTGCGGCCACCACCTGCGATTGAACGCCGCGCAGCGCGTGGACGTGTTGCTTGATGAGGGTAGCTTCTCGCAGCTGTCGGGCAGTGTTCAGCCCGTTGATGCGCTGAATTTCCACGACACCGAGGCGTACACGGACCGCCTGAAACGCGCGCAGGCCAAGACCGGACGGCCCGACGCGATCCTGACTGGCAGCGGGACCATCCTGAACCTGCCGGTGACGCTGGCAGTCATGGACTTTGCCTTCAGCGGCGGCAGCATGGGCAGTGTGGTGGGTGAGGAAATCGCCCGCGCCGCCGAGCACGCCGCCGAGCGCGGCACGCCGCTGGTGATCGTGACCGCCAGCGGCGGGGCCAGAATGCAGGAGAGTGCACTGTCGCTGATGCAGATGGCGAAAACCACGGTGGCCCTGGAAACCCTAGCCGAGGCCGGTCAGCCTTACGTGAGCATCCTGTCAGACCCCACCACCGGGGGCGTGACCGCCAGTTTTGCCACCATCGCCGACGTGATCGTGGCCGAGCCGGGGGCGCTGATCGGCTTTGCCGGGCCGCGCGTGATCCAGCAGACCATCCGCCAGCATCTGCCCGAGGGCTTTCAGCGTGCTGAGTTTCTGCTGGATCACGGCATGGTGGACGCTGTGGTGGACCGCCGCGAACAGCGCCCCTACCTGGCGAACCTACTGGGGATCCTGACCCGCCAGGGGGCGAGTGCATGA
- a CDS encoding acetyl-CoA carboxylase carboxyltransferase subunit alpha: MTSSPPEALRELEQRVRDLEATAERTGQNLDASISPLKVEVQRLREAGGPPSRWERVGLARAPGRPTALDYVDRLCTGFTELHGDRRFGDDPALIGGPARWMGVPVMLLLQQKGRDTKSKIKRRFGSANPEGYRKAMRLMDLAEKFGLPVVALVDTQGAYPGLEAEERGQGWAIAESIRRMLNLRVPVVCAVIGEGGSGGALAVGVGNRVLIQENAWYSVISPEGAASIIWKDASKAPLAAEALKLSAPDLLELGIVEEVIPEPKGGAHLNMDEAAAAVGEAVARHLAELMAQSPQELKRSRAARFRALGAFTET, encoded by the coding sequence ATGACCAGCAGTCCCCCCGAGGCCCTGCGCGAACTCGAACAGCGGGTGCGCGATCTGGAGGCCACCGCCGAGCGCACTGGACAGAACCTGGACGCCTCTATTTCTCCGCTGAAAGTGGAAGTGCAGCGCCTGCGTGAGGCGGGTGGCCCGCCCAGCCGCTGGGAACGGGTGGGGCTGGCCCGCGCTCCTGGCAGGCCCACCGCGCTGGATTACGTGGACCGGTTGTGTACCGGCTTTACTGAACTGCATGGGGACCGCCGCTTCGGTGACGATCCGGCACTCATCGGTGGCCCGGCGCGCTGGATGGGTGTTCCAGTGATGCTGTTGCTGCAGCAGAAGGGACGCGACACCAAGTCCAAGATCAAGCGCCGTTTCGGCAGCGCCAACCCGGAGGGCTACCGCAAGGCCATGCGCCTGATGGATCTGGCCGAGAAATTTGGCCTGCCGGTGGTGGCCCTGGTGGACACGCAGGGCGCGTATCCGGGCCTGGAGGCCGAGGAACGCGGTCAGGGCTGGGCCATCGCCGAGAGCATCCGCCGGATGCTGAACCTGCGCGTGCCGGTGGTGTGCGCCGTGATCGGCGAGGGCGGCAGCGGCGGCGCGCTGGCCGTGGGCGTCGGCAACCGCGTGCTGATTCAGGAGAACGCGTGGTACAGCGTGATCTCCCCGGAAGGCGCGGCCAGCATCATCTGGAAGGACGCCAGCAAAGCCCCGCTGGCCGCCGAAGCGTTGAAACTCTCTGCTCCCGATCTGCTGGAACTGGGCATCGTGGAAGAGGTCATACCTGAACCGAAGGGCGGCGCGCACCTGAATATGGATGAGGCCGCCGCTGCCGTGGGTGAGGCTGTGGCGCGCCACCTGGCCGAACTGATGGCCCAGTCCCCTCAGGAACTGAAGAGGAGCCGGGCGGCGCGCTTCCGGGCGCTGGGGGCCTTTACCGAAACCTAG
- a CDS encoding metallophosphoesterase: MSASRLRGPNLTRRRVLRGLTSVGLGLGALGGMGAAQAYLFDVTRHTRPLPGLTRPVRVAFLTDLHFGLFIYGGSVRTWVNATNALDADLIVLGGDQMDYRADETPTGLLTELKRLKAPLGVYGVWGNHDYGSFGKYYSPHYGPARPDWPQVRENLRAAYGEAGVTILRNEGRRVRDDLYLAGVDDLWEGQVDLPAALAGTPTQGGTLLVSHNPDLLPELPAGIGIVLCGHTHGGQIRLPLLGAPVVPSKYGQRYAMGWVTGAHGTPAYVSRGLGLSGVPLRNLCQPEVAVFTLMPE, from the coding sequence ATGTCTGCCTCCCGCCTGCGTGGCCCCAACTTGACCCGCCGCCGGGTGCTGCGCGGGCTGACGAGCGTCGGTCTGGGCCTCGGGGCGCTGGGGGGCATGGGCGCCGCTCAGGCGTACCTCTTCGACGTGACGCGCCACACGCGCCCGCTGCCAGGGCTGACTCGGCCTGTGCGGGTGGCCTTTCTCACCGATTTGCATTTCGGGCTGTTCATCTACGGGGGCAGCGTACGAACCTGGGTGAACGCCACCAATGCACTGGACGCGGACCTGATCGTGCTGGGGGGCGACCAGATGGATTACCGTGCCGACGAGACGCCCACTGGCCTGTTGACTGAACTGAAGCGGCTGAAAGCTCCACTGGGCGTGTATGGCGTGTGGGGCAATCACGATTACGGCAGTTTCGGCAAGTATTACAGCCCGCACTACGGCCCGGCCCGGCCCGACTGGCCACAGGTCCGCGAGAACCTGCGCGCTGCCTACGGGGAGGCGGGCGTGACCATCCTGAGAAACGAGGGGCGCAGGGTGCGCGATGACCTGTATCTGGCCGGGGTGGACGACCTGTGGGAGGGACAGGTGGACCTGCCGGCGGCCCTCGCCGGAACGCCCACCCAGGGAGGGACGCTGCTGGTCAGTCACAACCCGGATCTACTGCCTGAACTGCCCGCAGGTATAGGCATAGTGCTGTGTGGACACACCCACGGCGGGCAGATTCGTCTGCCGCTGCTCGGCGCGCCAGTGGTACCCAGCAAGTACGGGCAGCGCTACGCAATGGGCTGGGTCACTGGCGCGCACGGCACGCCCGCCTACGTCAGCCGGGGCCTGGGCCTCAGTGGCGTGCCGCTGCGCAACCTGTGCCAGCCGGAAGTGGCCGTGTTCACACTGATGCCCGAGTAA
- a CDS encoding metallophosphoesterase has protein sequence MTRQVVVIPDLHGRPDLLDATLETYPDAYFVSLGDAIDRGPRSMKVIEKLLALKKEGRATLLMGNHELMAASGLRWYRQYLGTHDMGDYRRAIEGFRSWMRAGGETVRSELGGLTLEQFPPLLEEYLQDLGRVVYVTGDGAVHDEAPAQPSVLIAHASPPVRHQQYPDPLTAALWLRPFEGPFALPEGVVYSIHGHTPVPVPARLGRHLYIDMGAYETGRLALAEIRGSGLPSITVLCGRGKPSLGSKYPRFGEPVPVRAVDLPGAPPR, from the coding sequence ATGACCCGTCAGGTGGTGGTGATTCCGGACCTGCACGGGAGGCCGGACCTGCTGGACGCCACGCTGGAGACGTACCCGGACGCGTATTTTGTGAGCCTGGGCGACGCCATCGACCGGGGGCCGCGCTCCATGAAGGTGATCGAAAAGCTGCTGGCCCTGAAGAAGGAAGGCCGCGCCACGCTGCTGATGGGCAACCATGAACTGATGGCCGCCTCTGGGCTGCGCTGGTACCGGCAGTACCTGGGCACCCACGACATGGGCGATTACCGCCGCGCCATCGAGGGCTTCCGCTCGTGGATGCGGGCCGGGGGCGAGACCGTCCGCAGCGAACTGGGCGGTCTGACGCTCGAACAGTTCCCGCCGCTGCTCGAGGAATACCTACAGGACCTGGGCCGGGTGGTCTACGTCACCGGGGACGGCGCGGTCCACGACGAGGCTCCAGCCCAGCCCAGCGTGCTGATCGCCCACGCCTCGCCTCCCGTGCGCCACCAGCAGTACCCCGATCCCCTGACGGCGGCGTTGTGGCTGCGTCCCTTCGAGGGGCCGTTCGCCCTGCCCGAGGGTGTGGTGTACAGCATCCACGGGCACACCCCCGTCCCGGTGCCCGCGCGGCTGGGCCGACACCTGTACATCGACATGGGGGCCTATGAGACCGGCAGGCTGGCCCTGGCCGAGATCCGGGGCAGTGGCCTGCCGAGCATCACCGTGCTGTGCGGGCGCGGCAAGCCCAGCCTGGGCAGCAAGTACCCGCGCTTCGGTGAACCGGTACCTGTGCGGGCCGTCGATCTACCAGGTGCACCCCCACGCTGA
- the speA gene encoding biosynthetic arginine decarboxylase → MTATKSPLNTTAFSTTDAAELYQVPNWSGGWFRVSEKGEMEVTPGPGLHAPLRAIVDEIVERGESLPVILRFPQVIAGRVRHLNEAFQNAISEYGYGNHYQGVFPIKVNQRRVVVESVAAAGYDYAHGLEAGSKAELALCLAQRMHPDALLCCNGFKDDGFIKLALWGRTLGKNVVITIEKFSELDRILKQARALGVRPAIGVRFKLHARGSGQWEESGGDQAKFGLNAYELLRVVERLKEEDMLDSLVMLHTHIGSQITDIRRVKVAVREATQTYAGMIAAGAQLKYLNVGGGLGVDYDGSKTTFYASMNYTVREYAADIVYTVQEVCKAREVPEPVIISESGRALTAHHAVLIMPVVDVTGPTRDLEDLAPADEGSHQIVKDMEDILGNITLRNYRESYNDAVGDKQTLHNLFDLGYVTLADRARGEALFNAILRRIAKLIQNEKYVPDELEDLQKVLADKFICNFSLFQSLPDNWAIQALFPIVPLDRLNEQPTRQATIVDITCDSDGKIDKFIDLRDVKSTLLLHEPGDRPYYLGTFLMGAYQDVLGSAHNLFGKVSEAHVTVKPGGKFHIDLFVRGQKARRMIESMGYEEPMLRDAIEDQADAAIKGGILTNEQENELLDDYGEELLGYTYLEYEEG, encoded by the coding sequence GTGACTGCCACAAAATCCCCCCTGAATACGACTGCCTTTAGCACCACCGACGCCGCCGAGCTGTATCAGGTGCCCAATTGGAGCGGCGGCTGGTTCCGCGTCTCCGAGAAGGGCGAGATGGAAGTGACCCCGGGTCCTGGCCTGCATGCGCCGCTGCGTGCGATTGTCGACGAGATTGTGGAGCGCGGCGAGAGCCTGCCCGTGATTCTGCGTTTCCCCCAGGTGATCGCCGGGCGCGTCCGGCACCTGAACGAGGCTTTCCAGAACGCCATCAGCGAGTACGGCTACGGCAACCATTACCAGGGCGTGTTTCCCATCAAGGTCAACCAGCGCCGCGTGGTGGTGGAATCGGTGGCCGCTGCCGGATACGACTACGCCCATGGCCTGGAGGCGGGCAGCAAGGCCGAGTTGGCGCTGTGCCTGGCCCAGCGGATGCACCCGGACGCGCTGTTGTGTTGCAACGGCTTCAAAGATGACGGCTTTATCAAGCTGGCGCTGTGGGGCCGGACCCTCGGCAAGAATGTGGTTATCACCATCGAGAAGTTCAGCGAGCTGGACCGGATTCTCAAGCAGGCCCGCGCCCTGGGCGTCAGGCCCGCCATCGGCGTGCGCTTCAAGCTGCACGCACGCGGTTCGGGGCAGTGGGAGGAATCCGGCGGCGATCAGGCCAAATTCGGCCTGAATGCCTACGAGCTGCTGCGCGTGGTGGAACGCCTGAAAGAAGAGGACATGCTCGACAGTCTGGTGATGCTGCACACCCACATCGGCTCGCAGATCACCGACATCCGGCGGGTCAAGGTGGCGGTGCGCGAGGCCACCCAGACCTACGCGGGCATGATCGCGGCGGGCGCGCAGCTCAAGTACCTGAACGTCGGCGGTGGCCTGGGCGTGGATTACGACGGGTCCAAGACCACCTTCTACGCCTCCATGAACTACACCGTGCGCGAGTACGCCGCCGACATCGTGTACACCGTGCAAGAGGTATGCAAGGCGCGCGAGGTGCCCGAGCCCGTGATCATCAGCGAGTCGGGCCGTGCCCTGACCGCCCACCACGCCGTACTGATCATGCCTGTGGTGGACGTGACCGGACCCACCCGTGACCTCGAGGACCTGGCCCCCGCCGATGAGGGCAGCCACCAGATCGTCAAAGACATGGAAGACATCCTGGGCAACATCACGCTGCGCAACTACCGGGAGTCCTACAACGACGCGGTGGGCGACAAGCAGACGCTGCACAACCTGTTCGATCTGGGTTACGTGACCCTAGCAGACCGGGCGCGTGGCGAGGCGCTGTTCAACGCCATCCTGCGCCGCATCGCCAAGTTGATCCAGAACGAGAAATACGTGCCGGACGAGCTGGAAGACCTACAGAAGGTGCTGGCCGACAAGTTCATCTGCAACTTCAGCCTTTTCCAGAGCCTGCCGGACAACTGGGCCATCCAGGCGCTATTTCCCATCGTGCCCCTGGACCGCCTGAACGAGCAGCCGACGCGTCAGGCCACCATCGTGGACATCACCTGTGACAGCGACGGCAAGATCGACAAGTTCATCGATCTGCGCGACGTGAAATCCACGTTGCTGCTGCACGAGCCGGGGGACCGTCCGTACTACCTGGGCACTTTCCTGATGGGCGCGTATCAGGACGTGCTCGGCAGTGCCCACAACCTGTTCGGCAAGGTCAGCGAGGCGCACGTGACCGTCAAGCCAGGGGGCAAGTTCCACATTGACCTGTTTGTGCGCGGCCAGAAAGCCAGGCGCATGATTGAGTCAATGGGCTACGAAGAGCCCATGCTGCGCGACGCCATCGAGGACCAGGCTGACGCGGCCATCAAGGGCGGCATCCTCACCAACGAGCAGGAAAACGAACTGCTTGACGACTACGGCGAGGAGCTGCTGGGCTACACCTACCTGGAGTACGAGGAGGGCTGA
- a CDS encoding asparaginase, protein MTQTETQAARVVFTRGDVDESVHAVHLVVVGGDGTTFASCGDPELVTFPRSSSKPVQALPLALAAPELPSDELAISCASHSGTPEHLTVVLRLLERSGSTVDDLRCGTHPPFDAAVAAELIRRGEAPTPLHHNCSGKHAGMLLSCALNGWPKEGYTEHGHPLQLRIRELHAELGGVNLEQVEAGTDGCSVPAFALPLSAAARIFVGLARPAGEYVQALERIFAAMTVHPVLVAGPGRLDTTLMPLVPGLVTKMGAEAFYGMGLRHSPHGPLGMAFKIMDGGERARAHVALAVLEALGIPLTPELRALAPATLHNWAGREVGGVRVELPLAFS, encoded by the coding sequence ATGACACAGACCGAGACACAGGCGGCCAGAGTGGTCTTCACGCGCGGTGACGTGGACGAGAGCGTTCATGCCGTTCATCTGGTGGTGGTGGGCGGGGACGGAACAACGTTCGCCAGCTGCGGTGACCCCGAACTCGTCACCTTCCCGCGCAGCAGCAGCAAGCCGGTGCAGGCACTGCCCCTGGCGCTGGCTGCCCCCGAACTGCCGTCTGATGAGCTTGCTATCTCCTGCGCCAGCCACTCCGGAACGCCGGAGCATCTGACGGTGGTCCTGCGTCTGCTGGAACGTTCAGGGAGCACGGTGGACGATCTGCGCTGCGGCACGCACCCGCCCTTCGACGCGGCGGTGGCGGCGGAACTCATTCGCAGGGGTGAGGCCCCGACGCCGCTCCACCACAACTGCTCGGGCAAGCATGCCGGGATGCTGCTGTCCTGCGCGCTGAACGGCTGGCCGAAGGAAGGCTATACCGAACACGGCCACCCCTTGCAACTTCGCATCCGTGAGCTGCACGCCGAACTGGGGGGGGTAAATCTGGAACAGGTGGAAGCCGGCACCGACGGCTGCAGCGTCCCAGCCTTTGCGCTGCCGCTGAGCGCCGCCGCGCGCATCTTCGTGGGGCTGGCGCGGCCTGCGGGCGAGTATGTACAGGCGCTGGAGCGCATCTTCGCGGCCATGACCGTCCATCCGGTGCTGGTGGCGGGGCCGGGGCGGCTGGACACCACCCTGATGCCGCTGGTGCCCGGTCTGGTGACCAAGATGGGAGCCGAGGCGTTCTACGGCATGGGGCTGCGCCACAGCCCCCACGGGCCGCTGGGCATGGCCTTCAAGATCATGGACGGCGGCGAGCGGGCGCGGGCGCACGTGGCCCTGGCGGTGCTGGAGGCGCTGGGTATCCCGTTGACGCCAGAGCTGCGCGCCCTGGCCCCCGCCACCCTGCACAACTGGGCCGGGCGCGAGGTGGGCGGGGTCAGGGTTGAGCTGCCACTGGCCTTTAGCTAG
- a CDS encoding GNAT family N-acetyltransferase: MTLTDVTVTAFEPLTALPEQRLAIGQLRADVFAFAYPAEPPLSAEKESLELTQRMPNDRTEHVVVWDGGRAVAWGSLNYDTEQNTHLAHARLIVHPESRREGLGRALAASLEGVARREARRTVLFMTSDRQSGGEPFARLLGAEAALSTRQSRLELAAVDGELVQDWLRRPANDPYLLHTWAGPIPGEYLERMADMMMVMNTAPKGELEMDDWRVTPEMIRAWEAHAVESGEHHPLMAVEDTRSGEVVGYTDVLWRPERASIVYQGATAVRPSARGQGLGKWLKAAMLDYVAQHCPDARVIQTNNAEENAAMLGINVALGFKPWVAITEWQLRLK; this comes from the coding sequence GTGACCCTCACCGACGTGACCGTGACAGCCTTTGAACCACTGACCGCCCTGCCTGAACAGCGGCTGGCCATAGGGCAACTCAGGGCCGATGTTTTCGCCTTCGCGTATCCAGCCGAGCCGCCGCTCAGCGCTGAGAAGGAGTCGTTGGAACTGACCCAGCGGATGCCCAATGACCGCACCGAGCATGTCGTGGTGTGGGACGGCGGGCGCGCTGTGGCGTGGGGCAGCCTGAATTACGACACCGAACAGAACACCCATCTGGCCCACGCCCGGCTGATCGTTCACCCCGAAAGTCGCCGTGAGGGGCTGGGCCGCGCCCTGGCCGCCTCCCTGGAAGGGGTGGCCCGCCGTGAAGCGCGGCGCACGGTCCTGTTCATGACCTCTGACCGTCAGTCTGGTGGAGAGCCCTTTGCGCGGCTGCTGGGGGCAGAGGCAGCCCTGTCCACGCGTCAGAGCCGCCTTGAACTGGCGGCGGTGGACGGGGAACTGGTTCAGGACTGGCTGCGCAGACCGGCGAATGATCCCTATCTCCTGCACACCTGGGCTGGCCCCATTCCTGGTGAATATCTGGAGCGCATGGCCGACATGATGATGGTCATGAACACGGCCCCGAAAGGCGAGTTGGAGATGGACGACTGGCGCGTGACCCCCGAAATGATCCGGGCCTGGGAGGCACACGCGGTGGAGAGCGGCGAGCATCATCCGCTGATGGCCGTGGAGGACACCCGCAGTGGAGAAGTGGTGGGGTATACCGACGTGCTCTGGAGACCTGAACGCGCCTCCATCGTCTACCAGGGTGCGACGGCGGTGCGTCCCTCGGCACGCGGTCAGGGGCTGGGCAAATGGCTCAAGGCCGCCATGCTGGATTACGTCGCGCAGCACTGCCCGGATGCGCGGGTGATCCAGACCAACAATGCCGAGGAGAACGCTGCCATGCTGGGGATCAACGTGGCGCTGGGCTTCAAGCCCTGGGTGGCGATCACCGAATGGCAGCTCCGCTTGAAGTGA
- a CDS encoding cytochrome P450 codes for MTEYSERKIPQPASGCPFGYGEPLTHEARDVAALPALTRDEEGLYHIHRFDLAREVLKQDAVVQAGFMSESAGSRGTSLTNLPVLFAEGDHHHDMRRQTAKYFTPASVAGYQPMIASLADRLIARLARDGEANLDDLSLVLAVEVAAQVVGLTSSVLPGLEKRVMSFVEHGLDSQPGAAQNMSKGRQTLLQTNVASFFLLDVKPAIVARRHKRRDDLISHLLDRDYSDTEIVTECLTYATAGMVTTREFISAAAWHLLQHPDLRADYVHGTEKERHAILHEILRLEPVVRTLYRRATQELTLDGQTVPAGSVMALHITGANTDPEVVGAPANALCPMRPLPRGVQAPVLAFGDGHHRCPGAFLGIRESDVFLRRLLIWNDVEIVTPPTVSTNETVKGYEIRGFRVRLGQQRKDIARV; via the coding sequence ATGACTGAATACTCTGAACGCAAGATCCCGCAACCTGCCTCCGGCTGCCCCTTCGGTTACGGCGAGCCGCTGACACATGAGGCCAGGGACGTGGCGGCGCTGCCTGCCCTGACGCGCGACGAGGAGGGCCTGTACCACATTCACCGCTTCGATCTGGCCCGCGAGGTGTTGAAACAGGACGCCGTTGTCCAGGCCGGATTCATGTCCGAATCTGCTGGCAGCCGGGGAACTTCACTGACCAACCTGCCAGTGCTGTTCGCGGAGGGAGACCACCACCACGACATGCGCCGCCAGACCGCCAAGTACTTCACCCCGGCGTCGGTGGCGGGCTACCAGCCCATGATCGCCAGCCTGGCCGACAGGCTGATCGCCAGACTGGCGCGTGACGGTGAGGCCAATCTGGACGACCTGAGCCTGGTGCTGGCCGTGGAGGTGGCCGCGCAGGTGGTGGGGCTGACCAGCAGTGTGTTGCCAGGCCTGGAGAAACGGGTCATGAGCTTCGTTGAACACGGCCTGGACAGTCAGCCGGGGGCCGCGCAGAACATGAGCAAGGGCCGCCAGACCCTGCTGCAGACGAACGTGGCGTCCTTCTTCCTGCTGGATGTGAAACCCGCCATCGTCGCCCGCCGACACAAACGGCGCGACGACCTGATCAGTCACCTGCTGGACCGCGACTACAGCGACACCGAGATCGTCACCGAATGTCTGACCTACGCCACGGCCGGCATGGTCACCACCCGCGAATTCATCAGCGCCGCCGCGTGGCACCTGTTGCAGCACCCCGACCTGCGCGCCGATTACGTCCACGGCACCGAGAAGGAACGCCACGCCATCCTGCACGAGATCCTGCGGCTGGAGCCGGTGGTCCGTACGCTGTACCGCCGCGCCACGCAAGAATTGACGCTGGACGGGCAGACCGTTCCGGCGGGCAGCGTTATGGCCCTGCACATCACCGGGGCCAACACTGATCCCGAGGTGGTGGGCGCCCCGGCCAACGCCCTGTGTCCGATGCGGCCACTGCCGCGTGGGGTGCAGGCCCCGGTGCTGGCGTTCGGCGACGGCCACCACCGCTGCCCCGGCGCCTTCCTGGGGATCCGCGAGAGCGACGTTTTCCTGCGCCGTCTGCTGATCTGGAACGACGTGGAAATCGTGACACCCCCCACGGTCAGCACCAACGAGACGGTCAAGGGCTACGAGATCCGGGGGTTCAGGGTTCGGCTGGGCCAGCAGCGCAAGGACATCGCGAGGGTCTGA
- a CDS encoding MarR family transcriptional regulator, with protein MSLPPPSPRADDELNSSELQFLTAMWDIWQALTTVGEARLSAQHGLDLRGFIALSYLQERPQQPADLARELGVPRYEISRVLAALDAQGAVTRERRTGSPGGDGRGVIIQITPLGCERWAAALQTIRTLTGPPLAHLGPARQLSLIQTLQGVAHVARQQTATLPHPDRSQPHD; from the coding sequence GTGAGCTTGCCGCCCCCCTCTCCACGTGCCGACGATGAACTCAACAGTTCGGAACTGCAGTTCCTGACGGCGATGTGGGATATCTGGCAGGCTCTGACCACTGTGGGCGAGGCCCGTCTGAGCGCCCAACACGGGCTGGATCTGCGGGGCTTTATCGCACTGTCCTACCTGCAGGAGCGGCCGCAGCAGCCCGCCGATCTGGCCCGCGAACTGGGCGTCCCACGCTACGAAATCAGCCGGGTTCTGGCGGCGCTGGACGCGCAGGGCGCCGTGACCCGTGAGCGTCGCACAGGGTCTCCTGGGGGGGACGGACGCGGCGTGATCATTCAGATCACTCCGCTGGGCTGTGAGCGCTGGGCCGCAGCCCTGCAGACCATCCGTACCCTGACCGGCCCACCCCTGGCGCATCTGGGACCCGCACGACAGCTCAGCCTGATCCAGACCCTGCAGGGCGTGGCCCACGTCGCGCGGCAGCAGACCGCAACCTTGCCCCACCCCGACAGGAGCCAACCCCATGACTGA